One genomic window of Vicugna pacos chromosome 18, VicPac4, whole genome shotgun sequence includes the following:
- the MAPK8IP3 gene encoding C-Jun-amino-terminal kinase-interacting protein 3 isoform X10, with amino-acid sequence MMEIQMDEGGGVVVYQDDYCSGSVMSERVSGLAGSIYREFERLIHCYDEEVVKELMPLVVNVLENLDSVLSENQEHEVELELLREDNEQLLTQYEREKALRKQAEEKFIEFEDALEQEKKELQIQVEHYEFQTRQLELKAKNYSDQISRLEERESEMKKEYNALHQRHTEMIQTYVEHIERSKMQQVGGNSQTEGSLPGRRKERPTSLNVFPLADSTCQQDEMSESGQSSAAATPSTTGTKSNTPTSSVPSAAVTPLSEGLQPLGEYGAGTKNSKRAREKRNSRNMEVQVTQEMRNVSIGMGSSDEWSDVQDIIDSTPELDMGREPRLDRTGNSPTQGIVNKAFGINTDSLYHELSTAGSEVIGDVDEGADLLGEFSVRDDFFGMGKEVGNLLLENSQLLETKNALNVVKNDLIAKVDQLSGEQEVLKGDLEAARQAKLRLESRIKDLEEELRRVKSEAITAHREPKEEVEDVSSYLCTELDKIPMAQRRRFTRVEMARVLMERNQYKERLMELQEAVRWTEMIRASREHPSVQEKKKSTIWQFFSRLFSSSSSPPPAKRSYPSVNIHYKSPTTAGFSQRRSHAMCQISGSRPLEFFPDDDCTSSARREQKREQYRQVREHVRNDDGRLQACGWSLPAKYKQLSPNGGQEDTRMKNVPVPVYCRPLVEKDPTMKLWCAAGVNLSGWKPNEEDPGNGVKPAPGRDPLTCDREVEGESKSNHTSPEKKKGKELPEADTTSSRVWILTSTLTTSKVVIIDANQPGTVVDQFTVCNAHVLCISSIPAASDSDYPPGEIFLDSDVNPEDSGADGVLAGITLVGCATRCNVPRSNCSSRGDTPVLDKGQGEVATVANGKVNPSQSTEEATEATEVPDPGPSETEVAAVRPGPLTEHVFTDPAPTPPPSAQPDSENGPEAKVSGVQPEPEPSGDPAGASSSAAPTMWLGAQNGWLYVHSAVANWRKCLHSIKLKDSVLSLVHVKGRVLVALADGTLAIFHRGEDGQWDLSNYHLMDLGRPHHSIRCMAVVYDRVWCGYKNKVHVIQPKTMQIEKSFDAHPRRESQVRQLAWIGDGVWVSIRLDSTLRLYHAHTHQHLQDVDIEPYVSKMLGTGKLGFSFVRITALLIAGNRLWVGTGNGVVISIPLTETVVLHRGQLLGLRANKTSPTSGEGTRPGGVIHVYGDDSSDKSASSFIPYCSMAQAQLCFHGHRDAVKFFVSVPGNVLATLNGSVLDSPSEGPGPAAPAADAEAQKLKNVLVLSGGEGYIDFRIGDGEDDEPEEGAGDVSQVKPMLSKAERSHIIVWQVSYTPE; translated from the exons AAATTCATTGAGTTTGAAGATGCTTTGGAACAAGAGAAGAAAGAGCTCCAAATCCAGGTGGAACACTATGAGTTTCAGACTCGCCAGCTGGAACTGAAGGCCAAAAACTATTCAGATCAGA TTTCCCGGCTGGAGGAGCGGGAGTCAGAGATGAAGAAGGAGTACAACGCCCTGCACCAGCGGCACACCGAG ATGATCCAGACCTACGTGGAGCATATCGAGAGATCCAAGATGCAGCAGGTTGGGGGAAACAGCCAAACCGAGGGCAGCCTGCCAGGGCGGAG GAAGGAGCGCCCTACCTCCCTGAACGTCTTCCCCCTGGCCGACAGCACG TGTCAGCAGGACGAGATGTCCGAGTCGGGCCAGTCCTCGGCGGCTGCCACGCCTAGCACCACAGGCACCAAGTCCAACACGCCCACCTCCTCCGTGCCCTCGGCCGCTGTCACGCCCCTCAGCGAGGGCCTGCAGCCCCTGGGCGAGTACGGTGCCGGCACCAAGAACAGCAAGCGGGCCCGGGAGAAGCGCAACAGCCGCAACATGGAGGTGCAGGTCACGCAGGAGATGCGAAACGTCAGCATAG GCATGGGAAGCAGTGACGAGTGGTCTGACGTCCAAGACATTATCGACTCCACCCCAGAGCTGGACATGGGTCGGGAGCCCCGCCTGGACCGCACGGGTAACAG CCCGACCCAGGGGATCGTGAACAAGGCTTTTGGCATCAACACTGACTCCCTGTACCACGAGCTGTCAACTGCGGGGTCTGAGGTCATCGGGGACGTGGACGAAGGGGCCGACCTGCTAG GGGAGTTCTCAG TGCGCGATGATTTTTTTG GAATGGGCAAAGAAGTGGGGAATCTGCTGCTGGAGAACTCACAGCTTCTAGAAACCAA AAATGCCCTGAATGTGGTCAAGAACGACCTCATTGCCAAGGTGGACCAGCTGTCGGGGGAGCAGGAGGTGCTGAAGGGGGACTTGGAAGCCGCCAGGCAGGCCAAACTCAGGCTGGAGAGCCGCATCAAGGACCTGGAGGAGGAGCTGAGGAG GGTGAAGTCAGAGGCCATCACTGCCCACCGTGAACCCAAAGAAGAGGTGGAGGATGTAAGCAGCTATCTCTGTACAGAATTG GACAAGATCCCCATGGCTCAGCGCCGCCGCTTCACCCGGGTGGAGATGGCCCGTGTGCTCATGGAGCGGAACCAGTACAAGGAGCGGCTGATGGAGCTGCAGGAGGCCGTGCGGTGGACCGAGATGATCAG GGCGTCCCGAGAGCACCCATCTGTCCAGGAGAAGAAGAAGTCCACCATCTGGCAGTT CTTCAGCCGCCTCTtcagctcctcctccagcccaCCTCCGGCCAAGCGGTCCTATCCCTCTGTGAACATCCATTACAAGTCGCCCACCACAGCCGGCTTCAGCCAGCGCCGCAGCCATGCCATGTGCCAGATCTCTGGCAGCCGGCCCCTGGAGTTCTTCCCAGATGA TGACTGCACGTCCTCAGCCCGGCGGGAGCAGAAGCGCGAGCAGTACCGCCAGGTGCGGGAGCACGTGCGCAACGACGACGGGCGGCTGCAGGCCTGTGGCTGGAGCCTGCCGGCCAAGTACAAGCAG CTGAGTCCCAATGGGGGCCAGGAGGACACGCGGATGAAGAACGTGCCTGTTCCCGTGTACTGCCGTCCTCTGGTGGAGAAGGACCCCACCATGAAG CTGTGGTGTGCGGCGGGCGTCAACTTGAGCGGGTGGAAGCCGAATGAAGAGGACCCTGGGAATGGAGTCAAGCCTGCGCCGGGCCGAGACCCTCTGACCTGTGACCGGGAAGTAGAAGGAGAGTCCAAGAGCAACCACACATCCCCTGAGAAGAAGAAG GGAAAGGAGCTGCCGGAGGCAGACACCACCTCCAGCCGCGTGTGGATCCTCACCAGCACCCTGACCACCAGCAAAGTGGTGATCATCGACGCCAACCAGCCGGGCACCGTCGTGGACCAGTTCACCGTGTGCAATGCCCATGTCCTGTGCATCTCCAGCATCCCCG CGGCCAGCGACAGCGACTACCCTCCAGGGGAGATCTTCCTGGACAGCGATGTGAACCCCGAGGACTCCGGTGCCGATGGTGTGCTGGCAGGCATCACCCTGGTGGGCTGTGCCACCCGCTGCAACGTGCCACGCAGCAACTGCTCCTCCCGCGGGGACACTCCGGTGCTGGACAAGGGCCAGG GGGAGGTGGCCACCGTCGCCAATGGGAAGGTCAACCCATCTCAGTCCACGGAGGAGGCCACGGAGGCCACAGAGGTGCCAGACCCTGGGCCCAGTGAGACAGAGGTAGCCGCAGTACGGCCTGGACCCCTCACAGAGCACGTCTTCACggacccagcccccaccccaccccccagtgcTCAGCCTGACAG TGAGAATGGGCCAGAGGCCAAAGTGAGTGGTGTACAGCCTGAGCCAGAGCCCAGTGGGGACCCTGCCGGGGCCAGCAGCAGTGCCGCGCCCACCATGTGGCTGGGAGCCCAGAATGGCTG GCTCTACGTACATTCAGCTGTGGCCAACTGGAGGAAGTGTCTGCACTCCATCAAGCTGAAGGACTCGGTGCTGAGCCTGGT GCACGTGAAAGGGCGAGTGCTGGTGGCTCTGGCAGATGGGACTCTGGCCATCTTCCACCGAGGTGAAG ATGGCCAGTGGGACCTGAGTAATTACCACCTGATGGACCTGGGCCGCCCACATCACTCCATCCGCTGCATGGCAGTCGTGTACGACCGTGTTTGGTGTGGCTACAAGAACAAGGTGCACGTCATCCAGCCCAAGACCATGCAGATCGAG AAGTCATTTGATGCGCACCCACGGCGGGAGAGCCAGGTGCGGCAGCTGGCGTGGATCGGTGATGGGGTGTGGGTGTCCATCCGCTTGGACTCCACGCTGCGGCTCTACCATGCCCACACCCATCAGCACCTGCAGGACGTGGATATCGAGCCTTACGTCAGCAAGATGCTGG GCACAGGCAAGCTGGGCTTCTCCTTTGTGCGCATCACAGCCCTGCTCATCGCGGGCAACCGCCTCTGGGTGGGCACCGGCAACGGGGTCGTCATCTCCATCCCACTGACCGAGA ccGTGGTCCTGCACCGAGGCCAGCTCCTGGGGCTTCGTG ccaACAAGACATCACCCACGTCTGGGGAGGGGACCCGCCCAGGGGGTGTCATCCACGTGTATGGTGATGACAGCAGTGACAAGTCAGCCAGTAGCTTTATCCCCTACTGCTCCATGGCCCAGGCTCAACTCTGCTTCCACGGCCACCGTGACGCTGTCAAATTCTTCGTATCCGTGCCAG GGAATGTGTTGGCCACTCTCAACGGCAGTGTGCTCGACAGCCCGTCTGAGGGCCCCGGGCCCGCTGCCCCCGCCGCCGACGCTGAGGCCCAGAAGCTGAAGAACGTGCTGGTGCTGAGTGGTGGCGAGGGCTACATCGACTTCCGCATTG GCGATGGAGAAGATGACGAGCCCGAGGAGGGTGCAGGGGATGTGAGCCAGGTGAAGCCCATGCTGTCCAAGGCCGAGCGCAGCCACATCATCGTGTGGCAGGTGTCCTACACTCCCGAGTGA
- the MAPK8IP3 gene encoding C-Jun-amino-terminal kinase-interacting protein 3 isoform X9: MMEIQMDEGGGVVVYQDDYCSGSVMSERVSGLAGSIYREFERLIHCYDEEVVKELMPLVVNVLENLDSVLSENQEHEVELELLREDNEQLLTQYEREKALRKQAEEKFIEFEDALEQEKKELQIQVEHYEFQTRQLELKAKNYSDQISRLEERESEMKKEYNALHQRHTEMIQTYVEHIERSKMQQVGGNSQTEGSLPGRSRKERPTSLNVFPLADSTCQQDEMSESGQSSAAATPSTTGTKSNTPTSSVPSAAVTPLSEGLQPLGEYGAGTKNSKRAREKRNSRNMEVQVTQEMRNVSIGMGSSDEWSDVQDIIDSTPELDMGREPRLDRTGNSPTQGIVNKAFGINTDSLYHELSTAGSEVIGDVDEGADLLGEFSVRDDFFGMGKEVGNLLLENSQLLETKNALNVVKNDLIAKVDQLSGEQEVLKGDLEAARQAKLRLESRIKDLEEELRRVKSEAITAHREPKEEVEDVSSYLCTELDKIPMAQRRRFTRVEMARVLMERNQYKERLMELQEAVRWTEMIRASREHPSVQEKKKSTIWQFFSRLFSSSSSPPPAKRSYPSVNIHYKSPTTAGFSQRRSHAMCQISGSRPLEFFPDDDCTSSARREQKREQYRQVREHVRNDDGRLQACGWSLPAKYKQLSPNGGQEDTRMKNVPVPVYCRPLVEKDPTMKLWCAAGVNLSGWKPNEEDPGNGVKPAPGRDPLTCDREVEGESKSNHTSPEKKKGKELPEADTTSSRVWILTSTLTTSKVVIIDANQPGTVVDQFTVCNAHVLCISSIPAASDSDYPPGEIFLDSDVNPEDSGADGVLAGITLVGCATRCNVPRSNCSSRGDTPVLDKGQGEVATVANGKVNPSQSTEEATEATEVPDPGPSETEVAAVRPGPLTEHVFTDPAPTPPPSAQPDSENGPEAKVSGVQPEPEPSGDPAGASSSAAPTMWLGAQNGWLYVHSAVANWRKCLHSIKLKDSVLSLVHVKGRVLVALADGTLAIFHRGEDGQWDLSNYHLMDLGRPHHSIRCMAVVYDRVWCGYKNKVHVIQPKTMQIEKSFDAHPRRESQVRQLAWIGDGVWVSIRLDSTLRLYHAHTHQHLQDVDIEPYVSKMLGTGKLGFSFVRITALLIAGNRLWVGTGNGVVISIPLTETVVLHRGQLLGLRANKTSPTSGEGTRPGGVIHVYGDDSSDKSASSFIPYCSMAQAQLCFHGHRDAVKFFVSVPGNVLATLNGSVLDSPSEGPGPAAPAADAEAQKLKNVLVLSGGEGYIDFRIGDGEDDEPEEGAGDVSQVKPMLSKAERSHIIVWQVSYTPE; encoded by the exons AAATTCATTGAGTTTGAAGATGCTTTGGAACAAGAGAAGAAAGAGCTCCAAATCCAGGTGGAACACTATGAGTTTCAGACTCGCCAGCTGGAACTGAAGGCCAAAAACTATTCAGATCAGA TTTCCCGGCTGGAGGAGCGGGAGTCAGAGATGAAGAAGGAGTACAACGCCCTGCACCAGCGGCACACCGAG ATGATCCAGACCTACGTGGAGCATATCGAGAGATCCAAGATGCAGCAGGTTGGGGGAAACAGCCAAACCGAGGGCAGCCTGCCAGGGCGGAG cAGGAAGGAGCGCCCTACCTCCCTGAACGTCTTCCCCCTGGCCGACAGCACG TGTCAGCAGGACGAGATGTCCGAGTCGGGCCAGTCCTCGGCGGCTGCCACGCCTAGCACCACAGGCACCAAGTCCAACACGCCCACCTCCTCCGTGCCCTCGGCCGCTGTCACGCCCCTCAGCGAGGGCCTGCAGCCCCTGGGCGAGTACGGTGCCGGCACCAAGAACAGCAAGCGGGCCCGGGAGAAGCGCAACAGCCGCAACATGGAGGTGCAGGTCACGCAGGAGATGCGAAACGTCAGCATAG GCATGGGAAGCAGTGACGAGTGGTCTGACGTCCAAGACATTATCGACTCCACCCCAGAGCTGGACATGGGTCGGGAGCCCCGCCTGGACCGCACGGGTAACAG CCCGACCCAGGGGATCGTGAACAAGGCTTTTGGCATCAACACTGACTCCCTGTACCACGAGCTGTCAACTGCGGGGTCTGAGGTCATCGGGGACGTGGACGAAGGGGCCGACCTGCTAG GGGAGTTCTCAG TGCGCGATGATTTTTTTG GAATGGGCAAAGAAGTGGGGAATCTGCTGCTGGAGAACTCACAGCTTCTAGAAACCAA AAATGCCCTGAATGTGGTCAAGAACGACCTCATTGCCAAGGTGGACCAGCTGTCGGGGGAGCAGGAGGTGCTGAAGGGGGACTTGGAAGCCGCCAGGCAGGCCAAACTCAGGCTGGAGAGCCGCATCAAGGACCTGGAGGAGGAGCTGAGGAG GGTGAAGTCAGAGGCCATCACTGCCCACCGTGAACCCAAAGAAGAGGTGGAGGATGTAAGCAGCTATCTCTGTACAGAATTG GACAAGATCCCCATGGCTCAGCGCCGCCGCTTCACCCGGGTGGAGATGGCCCGTGTGCTCATGGAGCGGAACCAGTACAAGGAGCGGCTGATGGAGCTGCAGGAGGCCGTGCGGTGGACCGAGATGATCAG GGCGTCCCGAGAGCACCCATCTGTCCAGGAGAAGAAGAAGTCCACCATCTGGCAGTT CTTCAGCCGCCTCTtcagctcctcctccagcccaCCTCCGGCCAAGCGGTCCTATCCCTCTGTGAACATCCATTACAAGTCGCCCACCACAGCCGGCTTCAGCCAGCGCCGCAGCCATGCCATGTGCCAGATCTCTGGCAGCCGGCCCCTGGAGTTCTTCCCAGATGA TGACTGCACGTCCTCAGCCCGGCGGGAGCAGAAGCGCGAGCAGTACCGCCAGGTGCGGGAGCACGTGCGCAACGACGACGGGCGGCTGCAGGCCTGTGGCTGGAGCCTGCCGGCCAAGTACAAGCAG CTGAGTCCCAATGGGGGCCAGGAGGACACGCGGATGAAGAACGTGCCTGTTCCCGTGTACTGCCGTCCTCTGGTGGAGAAGGACCCCACCATGAAG CTGTGGTGTGCGGCGGGCGTCAACTTGAGCGGGTGGAAGCCGAATGAAGAGGACCCTGGGAATGGAGTCAAGCCTGCGCCGGGCCGAGACCCTCTGACCTGTGACCGGGAAGTAGAAGGAGAGTCCAAGAGCAACCACACATCCCCTGAGAAGAAGAAG GGAAAGGAGCTGCCGGAGGCAGACACCACCTCCAGCCGCGTGTGGATCCTCACCAGCACCCTGACCACCAGCAAAGTGGTGATCATCGACGCCAACCAGCCGGGCACCGTCGTGGACCAGTTCACCGTGTGCAATGCCCATGTCCTGTGCATCTCCAGCATCCCCG CGGCCAGCGACAGCGACTACCCTCCAGGGGAGATCTTCCTGGACAGCGATGTGAACCCCGAGGACTCCGGTGCCGATGGTGTGCTGGCAGGCATCACCCTGGTGGGCTGTGCCACCCGCTGCAACGTGCCACGCAGCAACTGCTCCTCCCGCGGGGACACTCCGGTGCTGGACAAGGGCCAGG GGGAGGTGGCCACCGTCGCCAATGGGAAGGTCAACCCATCTCAGTCCACGGAGGAGGCCACGGAGGCCACAGAGGTGCCAGACCCTGGGCCCAGTGAGACAGAGGTAGCCGCAGTACGGCCTGGACCCCTCACAGAGCACGTCTTCACggacccagcccccaccccaccccccagtgcTCAGCCTGACAG TGAGAATGGGCCAGAGGCCAAAGTGAGTGGTGTACAGCCTGAGCCAGAGCCCAGTGGGGACCCTGCCGGGGCCAGCAGCAGTGCCGCGCCCACCATGTGGCTGGGAGCCCAGAATGGCTG GCTCTACGTACATTCAGCTGTGGCCAACTGGAGGAAGTGTCTGCACTCCATCAAGCTGAAGGACTCGGTGCTGAGCCTGGT GCACGTGAAAGGGCGAGTGCTGGTGGCTCTGGCAGATGGGACTCTGGCCATCTTCCACCGAGGTGAAG ATGGCCAGTGGGACCTGAGTAATTACCACCTGATGGACCTGGGCCGCCCACATCACTCCATCCGCTGCATGGCAGTCGTGTACGACCGTGTTTGGTGTGGCTACAAGAACAAGGTGCACGTCATCCAGCCCAAGACCATGCAGATCGAG AAGTCATTTGATGCGCACCCACGGCGGGAGAGCCAGGTGCGGCAGCTGGCGTGGATCGGTGATGGGGTGTGGGTGTCCATCCGCTTGGACTCCACGCTGCGGCTCTACCATGCCCACACCCATCAGCACCTGCAGGACGTGGATATCGAGCCTTACGTCAGCAAGATGCTGG GCACAGGCAAGCTGGGCTTCTCCTTTGTGCGCATCACAGCCCTGCTCATCGCGGGCAACCGCCTCTGGGTGGGCACCGGCAACGGGGTCGTCATCTCCATCCCACTGACCGAGA ccGTGGTCCTGCACCGAGGCCAGCTCCTGGGGCTTCGTG ccaACAAGACATCACCCACGTCTGGGGAGGGGACCCGCCCAGGGGGTGTCATCCACGTGTATGGTGATGACAGCAGTGACAAGTCAGCCAGTAGCTTTATCCCCTACTGCTCCATGGCCCAGGCTCAACTCTGCTTCCACGGCCACCGTGACGCTGTCAAATTCTTCGTATCCGTGCCAG GGAATGTGTTGGCCACTCTCAACGGCAGTGTGCTCGACAGCCCGTCTGAGGGCCCCGGGCCCGCTGCCCCCGCCGCCGACGCTGAGGCCCAGAAGCTGAAGAACGTGCTGGTGCTGAGTGGTGGCGAGGGCTACATCGACTTCCGCATTG GCGATGGAGAAGATGACGAGCCCGAGGAGGGTGCAGGGGATGTGAGCCAGGTGAAGCCCATGCTGTCCAAGGCCGAGCGCAGCCACATCATCGTGTGGCAGGTGTCCTACACTCCCGAGTGA
- the MAPK8IP3 gene encoding C-Jun-amino-terminal kinase-interacting protein 3 isoform X11, whose product MMEIQMDEGGGVVVYQDDYCSGSVMSERVSGLAGSIYREFERLIHCYDEEVVKELMPLVVNVLENLDSVLSENQEHEVELELLREDNEQLLTQYEREKALRKQAEEKFIEFEDALEQEKKELQIQVEHYEFQTRQLELKAKNYSDQISRLEERESEMKKEYNALHQRHTEMIQTYVEHIERSKMQQVGGNSQTEGSLPGRSRKERPTSLNVFPLADSTCQQDEMSESGQSSAAATPSTTGTKSNTPTSSVPSAAVTPLSEGLQPLGEYGAGTKNSKRAREKRNSRNMEVQVTQEMRNVSIGMGSSDEWSDVQDIIDSTPELDMGREPRLDRTGNSPTQGIVNKAFGINTDSLYHELSTAGSEVIGDVDEGADLLGEFSGMGKEVGNLLLENSQLLETKNALNVVKNDLIAKVDQLSGEQEVLKGDLEAARQAKLRLESRIKDLEEELRRVKSEAITAHREPKEEVEDVSSYLCTELDKIPMAQRRRFTRVEMARVLMERNQYKERLMELQEAVRWTEMIRASREHPSVQEKKKSTIWQFFSRLFSSSSSPPPAKRSYPSVNIHYKSPTTAGFSQRRSHAMCQISGSRPLEFFPDDDCTSSARREQKREQYRQVREHVRNDDGRLQACGWSLPAKYKQLSPNGGQEDTRMKNVPVPVYCRPLVEKDPTMKLWCAAGVNLSGWKPNEEDPGNGVKPAPGRDPLTCDREVEGESKSNHTSPEKKKGKELPEADTTSSRVWILTSTLTTSKVVIIDANQPGTVVDQFTVCNAHVLCISSIPAASDSDYPPGEIFLDSDVNPEDSGADGVLAGITLVGCATRCNVPRSNCSSRGDTPVLDKGQGEVATVANGKVNPSQSTEEATEATEVPDPGPSETEVAAVRPGPLTEHVFTDPAPTPPPSAQPDSENGPEAKVSGVQPEPEPSGDPAGASSSAAPTMWLGAQNGWLYVHSAVANWRKCLHSIKLKDSVLSLVHVKGRVLVALADGTLAIFHRGEDGQWDLSNYHLMDLGRPHHSIRCMAVVYDRVWCGYKNKVHVIQPKTMQIEKSFDAHPRRESQVRQLAWIGDGVWVSIRLDSTLRLYHAHTHQHLQDVDIEPYVSKMLGTGKLGFSFVRITALLIAGNRLWVGTGNGVVISIPLTETVVLHRGQLLGLRANKTSPTSGEGTRPGGVIHVYGDDSSDKSASSFIPYCSMAQAQLCFHGHRDAVKFFVSVPGNVLATLNGSVLDSPSEGPGPAAPAADAEAQKLKNVLVLSGGEGYIDFRIGDGEDDEPEEGAGDVSQVKPMLSKAERSHIIVWQVSYTPE is encoded by the exons AAATTCATTGAGTTTGAAGATGCTTTGGAACAAGAGAAGAAAGAGCTCCAAATCCAGGTGGAACACTATGAGTTTCAGACTCGCCAGCTGGAACTGAAGGCCAAAAACTATTCAGATCAGA TTTCCCGGCTGGAGGAGCGGGAGTCAGAGATGAAGAAGGAGTACAACGCCCTGCACCAGCGGCACACCGAG ATGATCCAGACCTACGTGGAGCATATCGAGAGATCCAAGATGCAGCAGGTTGGGGGAAACAGCCAAACCGAGGGCAGCCTGCCAGGGCGGAG cAGGAAGGAGCGCCCTACCTCCCTGAACGTCTTCCCCCTGGCCGACAGCACG TGTCAGCAGGACGAGATGTCCGAGTCGGGCCAGTCCTCGGCGGCTGCCACGCCTAGCACCACAGGCACCAAGTCCAACACGCCCACCTCCTCCGTGCCCTCGGCCGCTGTCACGCCCCTCAGCGAGGGCCTGCAGCCCCTGGGCGAGTACGGTGCCGGCACCAAGAACAGCAAGCGGGCCCGGGAGAAGCGCAACAGCCGCAACATGGAGGTGCAGGTCACGCAGGAGATGCGAAACGTCAGCATAG GCATGGGAAGCAGTGACGAGTGGTCTGACGTCCAAGACATTATCGACTCCACCCCAGAGCTGGACATGGGTCGGGAGCCCCGCCTGGACCGCACGGGTAACAG CCCGACCCAGGGGATCGTGAACAAGGCTTTTGGCATCAACACTGACTCCCTGTACCACGAGCTGTCAACTGCGGGGTCTGAGGTCATCGGGGACGTGGACGAAGGGGCCGACCTGCTAG GGGAGTTCTCAG GAATGGGCAAAGAAGTGGGGAATCTGCTGCTGGAGAACTCACAGCTTCTAGAAACCAA AAATGCCCTGAATGTGGTCAAGAACGACCTCATTGCCAAGGTGGACCAGCTGTCGGGGGAGCAGGAGGTGCTGAAGGGGGACTTGGAAGCCGCCAGGCAGGCCAAACTCAGGCTGGAGAGCCGCATCAAGGACCTGGAGGAGGAGCTGAGGAG GGTGAAGTCAGAGGCCATCACTGCCCACCGTGAACCCAAAGAAGAGGTGGAGGATGTAAGCAGCTATCTCTGTACAGAATTG GACAAGATCCCCATGGCTCAGCGCCGCCGCTTCACCCGGGTGGAGATGGCCCGTGTGCTCATGGAGCGGAACCAGTACAAGGAGCGGCTGATGGAGCTGCAGGAGGCCGTGCGGTGGACCGAGATGATCAG GGCGTCCCGAGAGCACCCATCTGTCCAGGAGAAGAAGAAGTCCACCATCTGGCAGTT CTTCAGCCGCCTCTtcagctcctcctccagcccaCCTCCGGCCAAGCGGTCCTATCCCTCTGTGAACATCCATTACAAGTCGCCCACCACAGCCGGCTTCAGCCAGCGCCGCAGCCATGCCATGTGCCAGATCTCTGGCAGCCGGCCCCTGGAGTTCTTCCCAGATGA TGACTGCACGTCCTCAGCCCGGCGGGAGCAGAAGCGCGAGCAGTACCGCCAGGTGCGGGAGCACGTGCGCAACGACGACGGGCGGCTGCAGGCCTGTGGCTGGAGCCTGCCGGCCAAGTACAAGCAG CTGAGTCCCAATGGGGGCCAGGAGGACACGCGGATGAAGAACGTGCCTGTTCCCGTGTACTGCCGTCCTCTGGTGGAGAAGGACCCCACCATGAAG CTGTGGTGTGCGGCGGGCGTCAACTTGAGCGGGTGGAAGCCGAATGAAGAGGACCCTGGGAATGGAGTCAAGCCTGCGCCGGGCCGAGACCCTCTGACCTGTGACCGGGAAGTAGAAGGAGAGTCCAAGAGCAACCACACATCCCCTGAGAAGAAGAAG GGAAAGGAGCTGCCGGAGGCAGACACCACCTCCAGCCGCGTGTGGATCCTCACCAGCACCCTGACCACCAGCAAAGTGGTGATCATCGACGCCAACCAGCCGGGCACCGTCGTGGACCAGTTCACCGTGTGCAATGCCCATGTCCTGTGCATCTCCAGCATCCCCG CGGCCAGCGACAGCGACTACCCTCCAGGGGAGATCTTCCTGGACAGCGATGTGAACCCCGAGGACTCCGGTGCCGATGGTGTGCTGGCAGGCATCACCCTGGTGGGCTGTGCCACCCGCTGCAACGTGCCACGCAGCAACTGCTCCTCCCGCGGGGACACTCCGGTGCTGGACAAGGGCCAGG GGGAGGTGGCCACCGTCGCCAATGGGAAGGTCAACCCATCTCAGTCCACGGAGGAGGCCACGGAGGCCACAGAGGTGCCAGACCCTGGGCCCAGTGAGACAGAGGTAGCCGCAGTACGGCCTGGACCCCTCACAGAGCACGTCTTCACggacccagcccccaccccaccccccagtgcTCAGCCTGACAG TGAGAATGGGCCAGAGGCCAAAGTGAGTGGTGTACAGCCTGAGCCAGAGCCCAGTGGGGACCCTGCCGGGGCCAGCAGCAGTGCCGCGCCCACCATGTGGCTGGGAGCCCAGAATGGCTG GCTCTACGTACATTCAGCTGTGGCCAACTGGAGGAAGTGTCTGCACTCCATCAAGCTGAAGGACTCGGTGCTGAGCCTGGT GCACGTGAAAGGGCGAGTGCTGGTGGCTCTGGCAGATGGGACTCTGGCCATCTTCCACCGAGGTGAAG ATGGCCAGTGGGACCTGAGTAATTACCACCTGATGGACCTGGGCCGCCCACATCACTCCATCCGCTGCATGGCAGTCGTGTACGACCGTGTTTGGTGTGGCTACAAGAACAAGGTGCACGTCATCCAGCCCAAGACCATGCAGATCGAG AAGTCATTTGATGCGCACCCACGGCGGGAGAGCCAGGTGCGGCAGCTGGCGTGGATCGGTGATGGGGTGTGGGTGTCCATCCGCTTGGACTCCACGCTGCGGCTCTACCATGCCCACACCCATCAGCACCTGCAGGACGTGGATATCGAGCCTTACGTCAGCAAGATGCTGG GCACAGGCAAGCTGGGCTTCTCCTTTGTGCGCATCACAGCCCTGCTCATCGCGGGCAACCGCCTCTGGGTGGGCACCGGCAACGGGGTCGTCATCTCCATCCCACTGACCGAGA ccGTGGTCCTGCACCGAGGCCAGCTCCTGGGGCTTCGTG ccaACAAGACATCACCCACGTCTGGGGAGGGGACCCGCCCAGGGGGTGTCATCCACGTGTATGGTGATGACAGCAGTGACAAGTCAGCCAGTAGCTTTATCCCCTACTGCTCCATGGCCCAGGCTCAACTCTGCTTCCACGGCCACCGTGACGCTGTCAAATTCTTCGTATCCGTGCCAG GGAATGTGTTGGCCACTCTCAACGGCAGTGTGCTCGACAGCCCGTCTGAGGGCCCCGGGCCCGCTGCCCCCGCCGCCGACGCTGAGGCCCAGAAGCTGAAGAACGTGCTGGTGCTGAGTGGTGGCGAGGGCTACATCGACTTCCGCATTG GCGATGGAGAAGATGACGAGCCCGAGGAGGGTGCAGGGGATGTGAGCCAGGTGAAGCCCATGCTGTCCAAGGCCGAGCGCAGCCACATCATCGTGTGGCAGGTGTCCTACACTCCCGAGTGA